One segment of Ureibacillus thermophilus DNA contains the following:
- a CDS encoding LysM peptidoglycan-binding domain-containing protein — MYNFFLDGVQFPVAPKELTLKINNKNETLTLIDDGEVNLLKKAGLTEIEFEILLPNVKYPFAVYPNGYQPASYYLNKLEQLKINQKPFVFIVNRMKPNGTFLFDTNMLVSLEDYEIQEDAENGFDVIVPIRLKQYRPWGTKVLKAQSAPQTQVKSVKIEKQRDTSTKTIPKTYTVKSGDTLWAIAKKELGDGSKYTELAKLNNIKNPNLIYPGQVLKLG, encoded by the coding sequence ATGTATAACTTCTTCTTAGACGGGGTACAATTCCCCGTTGCACCGAAAGAACTCACTTTAAAAATCAACAACAAAAATGAAACTTTGACATTAATTGATGACGGCGAAGTCAATTTATTGAAAAAAGCGGGTCTTACCGAAATAGAATTCGAGATATTACTTCCGAACGTAAAATATCCATTCGCTGTTTATCCGAACGGGTATCAACCTGCATCGTACTACTTAAACAAACTTGAACAGTTAAAAATTAATCAGAAACCATTCGTTTTTATCGTCAACAGAATGAAACCAAACGGAACATTTCTTTTTGATACAAATATGCTTGTATCTTTAGAAGATTACGAGATTCAAGAAGATGCAGAAAACGGTTTTGATGTCATTGTACCAATTCGATTAAAACAGTACCGACCTTGGGGAACGAAAGTTTTAAAAGCGCAAAGTGCACCGCAAACGCAAGTTAAGTCTGTAAAAATTGAAAAACAGCGTGATACAAGCACGAAAACAATTCCTAAAACTTATACAGTAAAATCGGGAGATACACTATGGGCTATCGCCAAAAAAGAATTGGGTGACGGCTCAAAATACACGGAACTA